One genomic region from Rosa rugosa chromosome 1, drRosRugo1.1, whole genome shotgun sequence encodes:
- the LOC133731339 gene encoding UDP-glucose flavonoid 3-O-glucosyltransferase 7-like: MAASSPPHVVIFPFMAQGHTLPLLDISKALSFRGLKVTIITTPLNAPFIHSKVSDHISSISVSVIPFPIVPDLPQGCENTANLPSVSLDILASFITATKNMKQHFEALLKEMVETGSRPICVISDFFLYWTLDTCRSFNIPRVVSHGMGVLPMLILKHNSDPCKTSSEFDVIELPSLTLPFTLNGSDLPVCDPDDPFTRVILEVEEADKNSWGVIVNSFQELEGEYVTALEGLYYKEARAWCVGSVLLYDYIQEQSRASDGKSQSCGPYIEWLDKQEGTSVVIYVSFGTQARLSNEQMDEIAYGLEMAGQRFIWVVGSSGMWVPDEGWMRRVEGRGLVVRDWVDQRSILAHPKVGGFVSHCGWNSVLESLSMGVPLLAWPIEAEQPLNAKFVAMGLKAGLMVSEERVKTIDRHVICDGVKELMESEKGKSARERARELGTMAWNAVKKGGSSDEKLDELINRLIDIKRD, from the coding sequence TGCTAGACATATCCAAGGCATTATCATTCCGTGGCCTCAAAGTAACCATCATCACCACCCCATTAAACGCACCGTTCATCCACTCCAAAGTCTCAGACCACATCTCATCAATCTCAGTCTCAGTCATCCCATTTCCAATTGTTCCAGACTTGCCACAAGGCTGTGAAAACACTGCTAATCTTCCTTCGGTTTCGCTAGACATATTAGCTTCCTTCATCACAGCCACCAAAAACATGAAGCAGCATTTTGAAGCTCTTCTTAAGGAGATGGTCGAAACTGGTTCCCGCCCAATTTGTGTAATCTCTGACTTCTTCCTCTATTGGACTCTCGACACATGTCGCTCTTTTAACATTCCTAGGGTTGTGTCTCATGGAATGGGGGTGTTACCCATGTTGATTCTCAAGCATAATTCCGACCCATGCAAAACGTCGTCTGAGTTTGACGTCATAGAGTTACCAAGTTTGACACTTCCATTCACATTGAACGGGTCAGACCTGCCCGTTTGTGACCCTGATGATCCGTTTACCAGGGTCATATTAGAGGTTGAGGAAGCAGACAAGAATAGCTGGGGTGTGATTGTGAATAGCTTTCAAGAGCTCGAAGGTGAGTACGTGACCGCATTGGAAGGTTTGTACTACAAAGAGGCCAGGGCATGGTGCGTGGGGTCAGTTTTGCTCTACGATTATATTCAAGAGCAATCTAGAGCGTCCGATGGTAAGAGTCAATCCTGCGGTCCGTACATCGAGTGGCTGGATAAGCAAGAGGGAACCAGTGTGGTGATCTACGTGTCATTTGGTACACAAGCGCGATTGTCCAACGAACAGATGGACGAGATTGCTTATGGACTAGAGATGGCGGGGCAACGCTTCATTTGGGTTGTCGGATCATCAGGGATGTGGGTTCCAGATGAAGGGTGGATGAGAAGGGTGGAAGGGAGAGGGTTGGTTGTACGTGATTGGGTAGACCAGCGGAGTATCCTAGCGCACCCGAAGGTGGGCGGGTTTGTGAGTCATTGTGGGTGGAACTCAGTGTTGGAGAGCTTGTCAATGGGGGTGCCACTATTAGCTTGGCCAATCGAAGCGGAGCAACCATTGAACGCCAAGTTCGTTGCAATGGGGCTCAAAGCAGGGCTGATGGTTTCAGAAGAGAGGGTCAAGACTATTGATAGGCATGTGATATGTGATGGAGTGAAGGAGTTGATGGAAAGTGAGAAAGGGAAGAGTGCTAGGGAAAGGGCAAGAGAATTAGGGACAATGGCTTGGAATGCTGTCAAGAAAGGTGGTTCGTCTGATGAAAAATTGGATGAATTGATCAATCGACTCATTGACATCAAGAGGGATTAA